The DNA region TGGCGACGTCGTGCCGTGGCGACGTCGGGCCTTGGTGCCGCCGATGTCCTGGCGACGCCGTGCCGATGCAGTACCCCGGATCGGGGTTGGGGCGGTGCGGGCACGGCTCCTCAGCGGATCCCCTCCACCGCCGCCTGCGCCGCCCGGGCCAGCTCCCGCCGGGCCCCCGCCCGGGTGGGCTGCGGCCCGGGCGGCGGGATCGGCGGCAGGAAGGTGACGTCCGCGACCAGGCCGCGCACCGCGACCACCCGGGCGAGCGAGGTGAGCAGCCCGTCGTCGCCGATGAAGGCGGGCGCGCTGGTCGACCGTCCGTCCGCCAGCCGGTAGCGGATCGTCACCGGCTGGACGAAGGCGCCCGCCTCCACTGCGGCCTGGAACAGCGCGGGCCGGAACCGGCCGCTCTCCCGCCCGCACCAGGTCGACCCCTCCGGGAAGACGATCACCGGGTGCCCGGCGCGCAGCACCTCGGTCACCGTCGCCACGGTGTCCGGGAGCGTGCGCAACCGGTCGCGGTCCAGGAACACGGTGCCGCCCCAGGCGACCAGGTGCCCGAGCACCGGCCAGCTGCGGACCTCGGTCTTGGCCAGCGAGCGCCCGGGCCGCCCGGCGGCGAGTAGCGGGATGTCCAGCCAGGACACGTGGTTGGCCACCACCAGCGCCCCGTCGGCGCCGACCGCCGTGCCGCCGCGAGCTCTGCCCGACTGGCCTGCTCCGCCTGACCACGGAGCCCCGGATGTCCCGAGGTGGACCGTCACCCCGAGGGCGCGCAGCAGCACCCGCGCCCAGAGCCGGATCAGCCGTTCCCGGACGCCGTACGGCAGCAGCCGCACCGGAAGGCTGAGCAGCACGCCCGCGAGCACCGCCACCAGGCAGGCGGTGAGCCGCAGCGCCCGCCGGGGGTGCGAGACCTCCGGCGCGCGTTCGTCCAGGCAGGTCTCCGGCCGGCAGGGCGCGGTCGGCAGCCAGACGCTCATGACGAGGCGCCGGGGGCGGCCGCTCCGGACAGGAAGTGCCGCAGGTAGCGCGGGTCGGTGCGCTCCAGCGACAGCAGGACGTACAGGTCGGCGCAGCCGAAGTCCGGGTCGTACGCGGGCTCGCCGCACACCCAGGCGCCGAGCCGCAGGTAGCCGCGGAGCAGGGCGGGCAGGGCGCCGCGGTCGGCGCGCGGCACGCCGGTGGCGTCCCAGCGGCGGTGCGGGGTGACCCGGTACTCCTCGGGGGCCAGGTACTTGGCGCTGACGGTGTCCCAGACCCGGGCCGCAGTGGCGCCGCCGTCCTCGAGGTCGATCGAGCAGCAGCCGCCGACCCAGGTGTTGCCGGTGTCGGCGAGGTAGCGGGCGATGCCGCCCCACATCAGGTTGATGACCGCGCCGTTGCCCCGGTGGTCGGGGTGGATGCAGGAGCGGCCGAGCTCGACCAGGCCGGGCCGGACCGGTGCCAGCGCGGAGAGGTCGAACTCGCCGTCGGAGTAGAGCCGTCCGGCGCGACGGGCGGCCTCGGGACGCAGCAGCCGGTAGGTGCCGACGACGGCGCCGTCCTCGCCCTCGCGGACCAGCAGGTGGTCGCAGTACTCGTCGAAGGCGTCGATGTCGAGGCCGGCGACCGGGCTGTGCAGCTCGGCGCCGAGTTCGGCGGCGAAGACCTGGTGGCGCAGTCGCTGGGCGGCGCGCACGTCGTCCTGGTCGCCGGCGAGGGAGACGGTGTACGTGGCGGCCGGGGCCGGCTGGTGGCGAGGCGCGGGGACCGCCGGGGCGTCGTGGGCGGGGGCGACTGCGGACGGAGCGTACGTGGGGACGGTGGTCATGGCGGACCCTCCAGGGCAGCACGGTCGGCGGTGCCGTGGATCGCCAGGGCACCGTCCCGGCCCGCAGGAGTCGGGCATGGATGCGAACCGGTCCCCGTATGTGTCTCCAAGCCGGTTGGCATTCACGTTGCGGCCCGGCGGAGCGCAGATGTGCACCTGTTGAATGGGATCCCCCGTGGCCCGTCGGCCACCTGCCCGGCACCGGGCGGTCGTTCGGCCGGGGTGGACAACGGGGGCGCGCACCTGCATCGCACGCCCCCGTCGTCACGCCTCCCGGAACCGGCCGGCCGACCGGCTCAGAACGCCTGCCAGCCCTGCGGGTCGACCCCGCCGGGAACGGCGGCGGCCGGCCCGTACGGCTCGCGGGTGTAGACGAAGGACCCGACGTCCAGGTGGCTGACCGTGCCGTCGGCGTGCCGGACCACCCGCAGCGTCTCGCCCGCGTAGTAGTTGTCCAGGCCCAGCCAGCTGCCGTCCGGCTGGGGCCGGAAGCGCGATCCCCGTTGGCCGCCCGCGAGTTCGGTGAGCTCCAGGACGCCCTCGGCCCGCAGTCGCAGGGCGTTGGGCGCCGCGCCCCAGTACCAGGGGCCGGTGAGCGCCAGCAGTTCCTCGTCCACCTCGGGCAGCGGACGCCAGGGCGCGGGCAGCCGGGGTTCGTGAGCCGCCGTGATGCCGA from Kitasatospora cathayae includes:
- a CDS encoding lysophospholipid acyltransferase family protein, whose amino-acid sequence is MSVWLPTAPCRPETCLDERAPEVSHPRRALRLTACLVAVLAGVLLSLPVRLLPYGVRERLIRLWARVLLRALGVTVHLGTSGAPWSGGAGQSGRARGGTAVGADGALVVANHVSWLDIPLLAAGRPGRSLAKTEVRSWPVLGHLVAWGGTVFLDRDRLRTLPDTVATVTEVLRAGHPVIVFPEGSTWCGRESGRFRPALFQAAVEAGAFVQPVTIRYRLADGRSTSAPAFIGDDGLLTSLARVVAVRGLVADVTFLPPIPPPGPQPTRAGARRELARAAQAAVEGIR
- a CDS encoding GNAT family N-acetyltransferase, translating into MTTVPTYAPSAVAPAHDAPAVPAPRHQPAPAATYTVSLAGDQDDVRAAQRLRHQVFAAELGAELHSPVAGLDIDAFDEYCDHLLVREGEDGAVVGTYRLLRPEAARRAGRLYSDGEFDLSALAPVRPGLVELGRSCIHPDHRGNGAVINLMWGGIARYLADTGNTWVGGCCSIDLEDGGATAARVWDTVSAKYLAPEEYRVTPHRRWDATGVPRADRGALPALLRGYLRLGAWVCGEPAYDPDFGCADLYVLLSLERTDPRYLRHFLSGAAAPGASS